A single window of Arvicanthis niloticus isolate mArvNil1 chromosome X, mArvNil1.pat.X, whole genome shotgun sequence DNA harbors:
- the Sox3 gene encoding transcription factor SOX-3, protein MRPARENASGERSPRLPADFTRSPSASLPFLPELPARRPPNTTPTESPGLFTVAAPAPGAPSPPATLAHLLPAPAMYSLLETELKNPVGPPTPAAGTGGPAAPVAAVKSNPNPAGGANAGTGGSGAANGGGGGGGGGGSDQDRVKRPMNAFMVWSRGQRRKMALENPKMHNSEISKRLGADWKLLTDAEKRPFIDEAKRLRAVHMKEYPDYKYRPRRKTKTLLKKDKYSLPGGLLPPGAAAAAAAAAAAAAASSPVGVGQRLDTYTHVNGWANGAYSLVQEQLGYAQPPSMSSPPPPPALPQMHRYDMAGLQYSPMMPPGAQSYMNAAAAAAAASGYGGMAPSAAAAAAAAYGQQPAAAAAAAAAAMSLGPMGSVVKSEPSSPPPAIASHSQRACLGDLRDMISMYLPPGGDAADAASPLPGGRLHGVHQHYQGAGTAVNGTVPLTHI, encoded by the coding sequence ATGCGACCAGCTCGAGAGAACGCATCAGGTGAGAGAAGCCCGCGCCTTCCCGCCGACTTCACGCGGAGCCCTTCGGCAAGCCTGCCCTTCCTGCCCGAGCTACCGGCCCGCCGGCCCCCGAACACCACTCCGACGGAGTCCCCGGGCCTTTTCACCGTGGCCGCTCCAGCCCCCGGAGCGCCTTCTCCTCCCGCCACGCTGGCGCACCTCCTTCCCGCCCCGGCGATGTACAGcctgctggagactgaactcaagaACCCCGTGGGGCCGCCCACCCCAGCCGCGGGCACCGGTGGCCCCGCAGCTCCCGTCGCTGCGGTCAAGAGTAACCCGAACCCAGCCGGGGGCGCGAACGCAGGCACCGGGGGCAGCGGGGCCGCgaacggcggcggcggcggcggcggtggcggggGCAGCGACCAGGACCGCGTCAAGCGACCCATGAACGCTTTCATGGTGTGGTCCCGCGGGCAGCGGCGCAAGATGGCCCTGGAGAACCCCAAGATGCACAACTCCGAGATCAGCAAGCGCTTGGGCGCCGACTGGAAACTGCTGACCGACGCGGAGAAGCGGCCGTTCATCGACGAGGCCAAGCGACTGCGCGCGGTGCACATGAAGGAGTACCCGGACTACAAGTACCGGCCCCGCCGCAAGACCAAGACGCTGCTCAAGAAGGACAAGTACTCGCTGCCCGGCGGCCTCCTGCCCCcgggcgccgccgccgccgccgcagctgccgccgccgccgccgccgccagcAGCCCGGTGGGCGTGGGCCAGCGCCTGGACACGTACACGCACGTGAACGGCTGGGCCAACGGCGCCTACTCGCTCGTGCAGGAGCAGCTGGGCTACGCGCAGCCCCCGAGCATGAGcagcccgccgccgccgcccgcgcTGCCGCAGATGCACCGCTACGACATGGCCGGCCTGCAGTACAGCCCCATGATGCCACCGGGCGCCCAGAGCTACATGAACGCCGCGGCCGCCGCGGCCGCCGCCTCGGGCTACGGGGGCATGGCGCCCTCCGCCGccgcggccgccgccgccgcctacGGCCAGCAGCCTGCCGCCGccgcggccgccgccgccgccgccatgaGTCTGGGCCCCATGGGCTCCGTGGTGAAGTCGGAGCCCAGCTCGCCGCCGCCCGCCATCGCTTCGCACTCGCAGCGCGCCTGCCTCGGTGACCTGCGCGACATGATCAGCATGTACCTGCCACCTGGCGGGGACGCGGCCGACGCCGCCTCTCCGCTCCCGGGCGGCCGGCTGCACGGCGTGCACCAGCACTACCAGGGCGCGGGGACTGCGGTCAATGGAACGGTGCCGCTGACCCACATCTGA